The following are from one region of the Candidatus Binatia bacterium genome:
- a CDS encoding Ku protein has protein sequence MPPHSIGSGTLSFGLVSIPVKMFTAASSGGVSFNQLHEKCGGRIKQQLQCPTCNEIVDRSALVKGYEFAKDQYVRFTDEELKRLEAEASPTIDIAEFVPLDQVDPIYFEKSYYLGPDKGGDKAYRLLCEAMEQAGQVALAKYVMRGKESLVLIRASQGGLMLHAMYFADEIRDFGEIDKGKEAAIKPGELALAQKLIQELSNPEFKPDTYHDEYRGRVLAVVESKVEGKEITAGAPQVARTQVIDLMEALKQSLESRASSEEPAAKAKKPAAAKAKRAAAPVKESKRAAR, from the coding sequence ATGCCCCCACATTCCATCGGTTCGGGCACCTTGTCGTTCGGGCTGGTTTCGATCCCCGTCAAGATGTTCACGGCCGCCTCATCGGGCGGCGTGTCCTTCAACCAGCTCCATGAGAAGTGCGGCGGCCGGATCAAGCAGCAGCTCCAATGTCCCACGTGCAATGAGATCGTGGACCGCTCGGCCCTGGTCAAGGGCTACGAGTTCGCCAAGGACCAGTACGTCCGATTCACCGACGAGGAGCTGAAGCGCCTGGAAGCCGAAGCCTCGCCGACCATCGACATCGCCGAGTTCGTGCCGCTGGACCAGGTCGACCCGATCTACTTCGAGAAGTCGTACTACCTGGGTCCCGACAAGGGCGGCGACAAGGCCTACCGGCTGCTCTGCGAGGCCATGGAGCAGGCGGGGCAGGTCGCGCTGGCCAAGTACGTCATGCGCGGCAAGGAGAGCCTCGTTCTGATCCGCGCCAGCCAGGGCGGCCTGATGCTCCACGCCATGTACTTCGCCGACGAGATCCGCGACTTCGGCGAGATCGACAAGGGCAAGGAAGCGGCGATCAAGCCGGGCGAGCTGGCGCTGGCGCAGAAGCTGATCCAGGAGCTGTCGAATCCCGAGTTCAAGCCGGATACGTACCATGACGAGTATCGCGGCCGCGTCCTGGCCGTGGTCGAGTCCAAGGTCGAAGGCAAGGAGATCACCGCGGGCGCGCCGCAGGTCGCGCGGACGCAGGTCATCGATCTCATGGAGGCGCTGAAACAGAGCCTGGAATCGCGCGCGTCGAGCGAAGAGCCGGCCGCGAAGGCGAAGAAACCCGCGGCGGCCAAGGCCAAGCGCGCCGCAGCTCCGGTTAAGGAGAGCAAACGGGCCGCCCGTTGA
- a CDS encoding tetratricopeptide repeat protein, whose translation MDAVTTYSTRDVARILHVSEPRVRTWARMGGIVPKPGAEGSLEFTFQELLLLRTTRGLLDAGVPARRVKRIWSTLKQQLSEDLPLSSIRILADGDRAIAWDGKAPWQPDSGQFVLDFVAGNLTEGASDAPLFEVLSGEAEDEAPAAETVSPQEARRAPAVISIFRDTASKRATPRGEEMPVESAEHWFQMGSELESDSPLEARQAYLQALDADPNYADAHLNLGRLDHRAGDLAAAEARYRRAIQCDPEDATSHFNLGVLLEDRNCPQAAAEEYEQAIALDPDLADAHYNLGLLLEKLGQRADALRHLMAAHRLYAL comes from the coding sequence ATGGATGCGGTGACGACCTATTCCACGCGCGACGTGGCGCGGATTCTCCACGTCTCGGAGCCCCGGGTACGGACCTGGGCCCGCATGGGCGGCATCGTGCCCAAGCCGGGCGCAGAGGGCTCCCTCGAATTCACCTTCCAGGAGCTCCTGCTCCTTCGCACCACGCGCGGCCTGCTCGACGCCGGCGTCCCGGCGCGGCGCGTGAAGCGGATCTGGTCCACCCTGAAGCAGCAGCTCTCCGAGGACCTCCCCCTGTCCAGCATCCGCATCCTGGCCGACGGCGACCGCGCGATCGCGTGGGACGGCAAGGCGCCCTGGCAGCCCGATTCCGGCCAGTTCGTGCTCGATTTCGTGGCGGGCAACCTGACGGAAGGCGCCAGCGACGCGCCGCTGTTCGAGGTGCTTTCGGGCGAGGCCGAAGATGAGGCTCCTGCTGCAGAGACCGTTTCGCCCCAGGAAGCGCGCCGGGCTCCCGCGGTGATTTCCATCTTCCGCGATACCGCTTCGAAGCGCGCGACGCCGCGCGGAGAGGAAATGCCGGTCGAGTCCGCGGAGCATTGGTTCCAGATGGGCTCGGAGCTGGAGAGCGACTCGCCGCTCGAAGCGCGGCAGGCCTATCTCCAGGCGCTCGATGCCGATCCCAATTACGCCGACGCCCATCTCAATCTGGGGCGGCTGGACCATCGCGCGGGAGATCTCGCCGCGGCCGAGGCACGCTATCGCCGAGCGATCCAGTGCGACCCCGAGGACGCGACGTCGCACTTCAATCTCGGTGTCTTATTGGAAGATCGAAACTGCCCGCAGGCGGCCGCCGAGGAGTACGAGCAGGCGATCGCGCTGGATCCCGACCTCGCGGACGCCCACTACAATCTGGGATTGCTGCTGGAAAAGCTCGGTCAGCGCGCCGACGCCCTGCGCCACCTCATGGCCGCCCACCGCCTTTACGCGCTCTAG
- a CDS encoding SpoIIE family protein phosphatase, translating into MTTPKSGPAGGRLLPEARLPSAGALRLGAIAFAVAVLASLAVPSFPLARAARLPASALLVALLFAYSGPRGRARFRVLGWGALVFVAGWGSTGRGAPAIGALIAAILLALFVRRPLAPWMETRPSGWLRLFALGAFVPLAIVVAVGSGAAADDNAFIRLDRALYTLAVSWVFLSARLSVGELLHRWIRRARIRTKLLVAFGIFAVTPALLAFTYATLAGWIHAGSLRASVIERQLGANSGGRGLIRRAREGVAPTRGAELAARIERERPVLVDRGLAAVALERRPEGWRTIADFGDPDSLFRPAAAPVADSGDVVRGLVYRNRRFWWVETALWPRGGDTLALQTYEPVDTTRVSRLARDLGCDAVLMTSTTMFSGETKVAVGPKPRNQRHFRMAGGIVEIGTDEPLPDGVSDSVALDSLSSLGGLSLVGGGAYASATSLNQIRKTSNGGSTPPCYLWRGAGWHRGAALLLVHSPPGESFQYSGMDLGPIATAARVALIVFAIIFISLEIVSLVVGSRVARFITRGAAGLRQAAAAIGEGDFSARVQVPSEDELGELADSFNRMAAGLQEGQRAVVEREQMRRELELARRIQSRLLPPGPPSLPRLDVAAANAMSQQVGGDYYDFISLENGHMGFCIADVAGKGVAAALLMSSVKTALVSSAAVETAPHLLTGRVNRLLEQSIEPGRFVTFFLASLDPATMRLEYVNAGHPAPMLLRAGGEVERLERGGVILGIDSEAKFEFGEVTLATGDLLAMFTDGVTEAQGSDDELFGDARIESVLHLNRERSAEGVLNALIEAVKGYEGARGPSDDLTAVVVKVER; encoded by the coding sequence GTGACGACGCCGAAGTCCGGCCCGGCGGGAGGGCGCCTCCTTCCCGAGGCTCGCCTTCCATCCGCGGGGGCGCTGCGTCTGGGCGCCATCGCCTTCGCGGTCGCCGTTCTCGCTTCGCTCGCCGTTCCCTCCTTTCCCCTGGCCCGTGCCGCGCGTCTTCCGGCATCGGCCCTGCTCGTAGCACTCCTCTTCGCCTACAGCGGACCCCGGGGACGCGCGCGGTTCCGAGTCTTGGGGTGGGGCGCGCTCGTCTTCGTGGCGGGATGGGGGTCCACAGGTCGTGGGGCGCCCGCGATCGGCGCCCTCATTGCGGCAATCCTGCTCGCGCTCTTCGTCCGGCGCCCGCTGGCTCCCTGGATGGAGACGCGGCCCAGCGGCTGGCTACGGCTGTTCGCCCTCGGCGCCTTCGTGCCGCTCGCGATCGTCGTGGCCGTCGGGTCCGGCGCGGCGGCGGACGACAACGCGTTCATCCGCCTGGACCGCGCCCTCTACACTCTGGCTGTATCGTGGGTCTTCCTGAGCGCGCGGCTTTCGGTGGGCGAGCTGCTCCACCGATGGATCCGCCGCGCGCGGATCCGAACCAAGCTGCTCGTCGCGTTCGGGATCTTCGCGGTGACCCCCGCACTCCTGGCATTCACGTATGCGACCCTCGCCGGATGGATCCATGCCGGCAGCCTCCGCGCCTCGGTGATCGAGCGCCAGCTGGGGGCCAACTCGGGGGGGCGCGGACTGATCCGCCGCGCGCGGGAAGGTGTTGCCCCAACCCGCGGAGCCGAGCTTGCCGCGCGGATCGAGCGCGAGCGCCCCGTTCTCGTGGACCGCGGCCTGGCTGCGGTGGCCTTGGAGCGCCGGCCCGAAGGATGGCGGACGATCGCGGACTTCGGCGATCCCGATTCGCTCTTCCGTCCCGCGGCTGCGCCAGTCGCCGACTCGGGCGACGTGGTGCGTGGGCTGGTCTATCGAAACCGCCGCTTCTGGTGGGTGGAAACGGCGCTCTGGCCGAGGGGCGGCGACACGCTTGCCCTCCAGACCTATGAGCCCGTCGATACGACGCGCGTGAGCCGCCTGGCCCGGGATCTCGGATGCGACGCGGTCCTCATGACGTCGACGACCATGTTCTCCGGAGAAACCAAGGTCGCCGTGGGACCGAAACCGCGCAATCAGCGCCACTTCCGCATGGCGGGAGGCATCGTCGAGATCGGTACGGACGAGCCGTTGCCCGATGGGGTCTCCGACTCGGTCGCGCTCGACTCGCTCTCGAGTCTCGGCGGTCTGTCCCTGGTCGGCGGGGGAGCCTATGCGTCCGCGACGTCGCTCAACCAGATCCGCAAGACGTCGAACGGCGGATCCACGCCACCCTGCTATCTCTGGAGGGGCGCCGGATGGCATCGCGGAGCCGCCCTGCTTCTGGTCCACTCCCCGCCGGGGGAGTCGTTCCAGTACTCCGGAATGGATCTCGGCCCGATCGCGACCGCCGCGCGTGTCGCGTTGATCGTCTTCGCGATCATTTTCATCTCCCTGGAGATCGTCTCCCTCGTGGTGGGTTCACGGGTCGCGCGATTCATCACGCGGGGCGCGGCGGGCCTGCGCCAGGCGGCGGCAGCGATCGGGGAAGGGGACTTTTCGGCGCGCGTGCAGGTCCCGTCCGAGGACGAGCTGGGAGAGCTGGCCGATTCGTTCAATCGGATGGCCGCGGGGTTGCAGGAAGGGCAGCGCGCGGTGGTCGAGCGCGAGCAGATGCGCCGCGAGCTGGAGCTGGCGCGACGGATCCAGTCGCGCCTCTTGCCGCCCGGGCCGCCGTCCTTGCCGCGGCTGGACGTCGCGGCCGCCAATGCCATGAGCCAGCAGGTGGGCGGCGACTATTACGACTTCATTTCGCTGGAGAACGGGCACATGGGGTTCTGCATCGCCGACGTGGCGGGAAAGGGAGTGGCGGCCGCGTTACTGATGAGCAGCGTGAAGACCGCGCTCGTCTCGAGCGCGGCGGTCGAGACCGCGCCGCATCTGTTGACCGGCCGGGTGAACCGCCTGCTGGAGCAGAGCATCGAGCCCGGACGGTTCGTGACCTTCTTCCTCGCGTCGCTCGATCCGGCCACGATGCGCCTGGAGTACGTGAACGCGGGCCACCCCGCGCCCATGCTCCTGCGCGCCGGGGGCGAGGTGGAGCGCCTCGAGCGGGGCGGCGTGATCCTGGGCATCGACTCCGAGGCCAAGTTCGAATTCGGCGAGGTGACCCTCGCGACCGGCGACCTGCTCGCGATGTTCACCGACGGCGTGACCGAGGCCCAGGGATCGGACGACGAGCTGTTCGGGGACGCGCGCATCGAGTCGGTGCTGCACCTGAATCGCGAGCGGTCGGCCGAGGGCGTGCTGAACGCGCTGATCGAGGCGGTGAAGGGATACGAGGGAGCGCGCGGCCCGTCGGACGATCTGACGGCGGTGGTGGTGAAGGTGGAGCGCTAG
- a CDS encoding DUF4440 domain-containing protein encodes MALDDAARAEDELLQLSRRLLDVIASGDWDAYVGMCDPSLTCFEPEARGERITGLDFHHFYFRERRPAEAAQTTLIEPEVRMLGPDAAAVTYVRLTQSRDHAGAAGTSRAEETRIWQRRDGRWRLVHVHRSTNP; translated from the coding sequence ATGGCCCTCGATGACGCCGCCCGCGCGGAGGACGAGCTCCTCCAGCTGAGCCGCCGCCTCCTCGACGTGATCGCCTCCGGCGACTGGGACGCCTACGTCGGCATGTGCGACCCGTCCCTGACCTGTTTCGAGCCGGAGGCGCGCGGAGAGCGGATCACGGGACTGGACTTCCATCACTTCTACTTCCGCGAGCGGCGGCCCGCGGAGGCGGCCCAGACCACCTTGATCGAACCGGAGGTCCGGATGCTGGGCCCCGACGCGGCGGCCGTCACGTATGTCCGCCTGACGCAGTCCCGTGACCACGCGGGCGCGGCGGGCACTTCACGAGCCGAGGAGACCAGGATCTGGCAGCGGCGCGACGGGCGATGGAGGCTCGTCCACGTGCATCGCTCCACGAATCCGTGA
- a CDS encoding sigma-54 dependent transcriptional regulator, whose translation MREREGVTAEVLPDLGSVLIVDDEFSMRDSLVHWFEKDGYKTGSAQDGHEALQRLDEQDWDAVLLDIKMPGMDGLELQRRIREVDPDLPIIMITAFASVDSAVQALKEGAFDYVTKPIDPDELSHLVRRAVEKRRLQRENAQLRRNVDQLSTPTTIIGASGPMSKVLELVASVAQTDATVLIRGESGTGKELIAQTIHANSRRRYFPIVPVNCGAIPESLLESELFGHEKGAFTGAQYRRKGKLEMADGGSLFLDEVGTISLPMQVNLLRVLETKEFTRLGGTKPVRVDFRVICATNQDLEKQVKEGTFREDLYFRLNVVTISLPPLRERRQDIPLLAQHLLSKYARDMNRPFTGFDPAAMDLMVRYEWPGNVRELANAVERALVVGRGPLVTAEDLPMRLNEKSVPAAGDSLADVEKAQVRAILERTGGNVTRSAEILGIDRVTLYNKIKKYGLRP comes from the coding sequence GTGCGCGAGCGTGAAGGCGTGACCGCGGAGGTATTGCCGGACCTGGGAAGCGTCCTCATCGTGGACGATGAGTTCTCGATGCGGGATTCCCTGGTTCACTGGTTCGAGAAGGACGGCTACAAGACGGGCAGCGCGCAGGACGGACACGAGGCCCTGCAGCGCCTGGACGAGCAGGACTGGGACGCGGTGCTGCTCGACATCAAGATGCCCGGCATGGACGGCCTGGAGCTGCAGCGCCGGATCCGCGAGGTGGACCCGGATCTCCCGATCATCATGATCACGGCGTTCGCGTCGGTCGACTCCGCGGTGCAGGCGCTGAAGGAGGGGGCGTTCGATTACGTCACGAAGCCGATCGACCCCGACGAGCTCAGCCACCTGGTGCGGCGCGCGGTGGAGAAGCGCCGGCTCCAGCGCGAGAACGCGCAGCTCCGGCGCAACGTGGACCAGCTCTCGACGCCGACGACCATCATCGGCGCGAGCGGGCCGATGTCGAAGGTGCTGGAGCTGGTGGCCTCGGTCGCCCAGACCGACGCCACCGTGCTGATTCGCGGCGAGAGCGGCACGGGGAAGGAGCTGATCGCGCAGACGATCCACGCGAACAGCCGCCGGCGCTATTTTCCGATCGTTCCGGTGAACTGCGGCGCCATCCCGGAGTCGCTGCTGGAGTCGGAGCTGTTCGGCCACGAGAAGGGCGCCTTCACGGGGGCGCAGTACCGCCGCAAGGGGAAGCTGGAGATGGCCGACGGCGGCAGCCTCTTCCTCGACGAGGTGGGGACGATCAGCCTCCCGATGCAGGTGAACCTCCTCCGCGTCCTCGAGACCAAGGAGTTCACCCGGCTCGGCGGAACGAAGCCGGTGCGGGTGGATTTCCGCGTCATCTGCGCGACGAACCAGGATCTGGAGAAGCAGGTGAAGGAGGGGACCTTCCGCGAGGACCTCTACTTCCGCCTGAACGTGGTCACGATCTCCCTTCCGCCCCTGCGCGAGCGTCGGCAGGACATCCCGCTCCTGGCCCAGCATCTGCTGAGCAAGTACGCCAGGGATATGAACCGGCCGTTCACCGGGTTCGACCCCGCGGCGATGGATCTCATGGTCCGCTACGAGTGGCCGGGGAACGTGCGCGAGCTGGCGAACGCGGTGGAGCGCGCGCTGGTCGTGGGCCGCGGGCCGCTGGTGACGGCCGAGGATCTGCCGATGCGGCTCAACGAGAAGTCCGTTCCGGCCGCGGGGGATTCCCTGGCCGACGTGGAGAAGGCCCAGGTCCGCGCCATCCTCGAGCGGACGGGAGGAAACGTGACGCGGTCGGCCGAGATCCTGGGCATCGACCGGGTCACGCTGTACAACAAGATCAAGAAGTACGGCCTTCGCCCGTAG
- a CDS encoding ATP-binding protein — protein MSVFTLETRSRWIRRAKAVSSSLSLRLFLSLIAVILAAFAIQTWASVRLASRQYERALYEGAVRFGDLLEQSTQYGMLVNRKEEVHRVIQAIAQAPDVQGIRIYDKNGSIVFSTDSTEIGRGADLRAEACITCHRQGTPLRAVPDRARVRIFQNHRGRVMGVINAIENRAECARAGCHVAPSQQSILGVLDVRMSLAEPDARLAAARRRAIVGAVAVSLLAGLVSALFIVRMVRRPVQRLIRGARRVASGDLSGEIPVEGRTEMAELARAFNEMTRELALARRELTDWSGRLETRLQERTEELTRAQREVAHMDKTASLGRLAATVAHELNNPLGGILNYAKLTSRTLRESGVDETVRRETDGYLGLIQKEADRCGVIVRSLLTFARRSGAPMGPHALRPILERALMLVRHHFEISQIRVETPPFEGDDALVCDADQVHQALVALFVNAVEAMPQGGTLRIAVTGDAEQLRVSVTDTGVGIPPDALEHIFEPFFSTKDRQEGVGLGLAVVHGIVQRHGGRIEVESEVQRGTTFHLILPRRPSGRGAHHAGDGARSADQPALSEV, from the coding sequence GTGAGCGTGTTCACGCTGGAAACGAGATCCCGCTGGATCCGAAGGGCGAAGGCCGTCTCCTCCTCCCTGAGCCTCCGACTATTCCTCTCCCTCATCGCTGTCATCCTCGCGGCATTCGCCATCCAGACCTGGGCCAGCGTGCGCCTCGCCTCGCGCCAGTACGAGCGCGCTCTCTACGAGGGAGCGGTCCGGTTCGGGGATCTCCTCGAGCAGTCCACGCAGTACGGGATGCTGGTGAACCGCAAGGAGGAGGTGCACCGGGTGATCCAGGCGATCGCCCAGGCCCCCGACGTGCAGGGGATCCGCATCTACGACAAGAACGGCTCGATCGTCTTCTCCACCGACTCCACCGAGATCGGCCGGGGGGCGGACCTGCGCGCGGAGGCCTGCATCACCTGCCACCGGCAGGGGACTCCGCTTCGCGCCGTCCCCGACCGCGCGCGCGTCCGCATCTTCCAGAACCATCGCGGCCGGGTCATGGGCGTGATCAACGCCATCGAGAACCGCGCCGAATGCGCGCGGGCCGGCTGTCACGTCGCTCCCTCGCAGCAGAGCATCCTCGGCGTGCTGGACGTGCGGATGTCGCTCGCCGAGCCCGATGCCCGGCTCGCGGCCGCGCGGCGGCGCGCCATCGTCGGCGCCGTCGCGGTGTCCCTGCTGGCGGGACTGGTGTCGGCCCTCTTCATCGTGCGCATGGTGCGCCGGCCGGTGCAGCGGCTGATCCGCGGCGCGCGGCGGGTGGCCTCCGGCGATCTGAGCGGGGAGATCCCGGTCGAGGGAAGGACGGAGATGGCGGAGCTGGCCCGCGCGTTCAACGAGATGACGCGGGAGCTGGCCCTGGCGCGGCGCGAGCTGACCGACTGGTCGGGCCGCCTCGAGACGCGGCTTCAAGAGCGCACCGAGGAGCTGACGCGCGCCCAGCGCGAGGTGGCCCACATGGACAAGACGGCATCCCTGGGGCGCCTGGCCGCCACGGTGGCGCACGAGCTGAACAATCCGCTCGGGGGGATCCTGAACTACGCCAAGCTGACGTCGCGGACGCTGCGGGAAAGCGGTGTCGACGAAACGGTCCGCCGCGAGACCGACGGGTATCTGGGCCTGATCCAGAAGGAGGCGGACCGCTGCGGGGTCATCGTCCGCAGCCTGCTCACTTTCGCGCGCCGGAGCGGCGCGCCGATGGGGCCGCACGCCCTGCGTCCCATCCTCGAGCGCGCCCTGATGCTGGTCCGGCACCATTTCGAGATCTCCCAGATTCGGGTGGAGACGCCCCCGTTCGAGGGGGACGACGCGCTCGTCTGCGACGCGGACCAGGTCCATCAGGCGCTGGTCGCGCTGTTCGTGAACGCCGTCGAGGCGATGCCGCAGGGGGGCACGCTGCGGATCGCCGTGACCGGCGACGCCGAACAGCTGCGTGTGTCGGTGACCGACACGGGGGTGGGGATTCCGCCCGACGCGCTGGAGCACATTTTCGAACCCTTCTTTTCCACGAAGGACCGGCAGGAGGGGGTCGGTCTCGGCCTCGCCGTGGTGCACGGCATCGTGCAGCGCCATGGCGGCAGGATCGAGGTCGAGTCCGAGGTCCAGCGCGGAACCACGTTCCACCTGATCCTCCCGCGCCGGCCCTCCGGACGGGGAGCCCACCACGCGGGCGACGGAGCCCGGAGCGCGGACCAACCCGCGCTGAGCGAGGTCTGA